DNA from Arthrobacter sp. PvP023:
TGCTCGACGCCATCGCCAGGGCACTGAAACTGGACGAAGCCGAACGGGACCACCTCTACAACCTTGCGCGTGCGGCCAGCCCTTCCGGCAGGACCAAACAACGTCCCCTCCAGAGCGGGAACGTCCGGCCCGCCCTCCAGTTCATGCTGGACGCCATCACCGGGGCGCCGGCCTTCATCGGCAACCAGCACATGGACATCGTGGCCGCCAACCAGCTCGGCTACGCCCTGTATTCGGAGATGTACCGCGGACCCGCCCGGCCGGCCAACCACTCCCGTTTCATCTTCCTCGACCCCAGCGCCCGGGACTTCTACCCCAACTGGGAACTCGCAGCCAACACCAACGTGGCAATCCTGCGCACCAACAGCGGCCAGAACCCCTTCGACAAACGCCTGGCCGACCTCGTCGGTGAACTGTCCACGCGCAGCGAGGAATTCCGGACCCGCTGGGCAGCCCACAACGTGCGCCGCCATTACGCCGGCACCAAGGTGTTCCACCACCCGGTGGTGGGGGAACTCGAGCTCACTTACGAAGCCATGGATCTCGCCGAGGACCCGGGCTTCCGGCTCACGGTCTATCCGGCCGTGCCCGGATCGCCCTCGGATGAACGCCTGCGGCTGCTCGCCAGCTGGGCCGCCACCGAGCGAATCACCGAACTGGCCCTCGGGACATCCCCGGCCCCGCCCCCGCAAGCCTCGTGGAGAAACCCGGCCAACAAGTGAAAGTATGGAGGGACGGAGCACCACCACGTCACTACCTAAGGGCGGATCATGGCCAAGGGGATTTACGTCAGCGCGACCACACCGGGATCCGGTAAGTCGCTCATAGCGCTGGGGCTTGCGGACACGCTGCACCGGCATGCGGACCGCATCGGCTTCTTCAAGCCTGTGGTCCACGGCCCCGACGCCGCGTCGGACCCCATGGTGGCGCTGATGAAGTCCCGCTTCGATCTCGACGACGACCGCTGCCGCGGCGGCCTGACGTATGCAGAGGTCCGTGCCCTGCTGGCCGAGGGAAACCGGGCGGAGATCGACGCCCGCTGCGTGGAGATCTTCGCCGACATGTCACGGCACTGCGATGTGGTGATCGTGGAGGGCACCGACCTCACCGGCCAGGACGCCGCCGTCGAATTCGACCTGAACGCACGCCTCGCGAACAACCTGGCCGCCTCCGTCGTGGCGGTTGTCGGCGCGAAGGGGCGGACCATCGGGGAGGCGGCTGACGCCGTCGAGGTTGCCCGCAAGGAACTGGCGGCGGAACGCTGCAGCCTGCTGGCCATCATGGTGAACCGCGCGGACCCGGAGGACGTGGACGGGATCGTCGCGGCTGTGAAGCCCGGCGTCTCCGGCCGGCCGGTGTATGTTTTCCCGGAGCTGGAGGACATTGCCCGGCCCACCACGGGCGAGGTGGCCGCGGCCCTGGGAATCCGCCAGGTGGCGGGCCGGCAGGACATGGAACGCGACGTCCACTCCATCAAGGTGGCGGCCATGAGCGTGGCCAACTTCCTGCACGTGCTCGACGACGGCGCGCTGGTGATCGTGCCGGGTGACCGCGCGGACGTGATGGTTGCGTGCCTGGCGTCGTCGTTCTCGCCGGAGTTCCCGGTGCCGTCCGCGCTGATCCTCACCGGCGGCCTTGCCCCGGAGCCCAACATCTACTCCCTGTTGGCGCAGGCGCCGTTCCCCGTGTTCGCCAGCCCGGACGACACCTACACCACCGCCAAGCGCGTGTCCGAGGTCCGCAGCGAAATCTGGTCCGGGCACCGCCGCAAGGTGGCCTCCGCCGTCGGGCTGTGGGCCAGGCGCGTGGACGAGGCGGAGCTGGTGGAACGCCTGCACCTGCCGCGGCTGGAGCGAATGACGCCGCTGCGGTTCCTGCATGACCTGATTGAACGGGCCAGGCTGCAGCGCCGGCACATCGTGCTGCCCGAGGGCAACGACGTTCGGATCCTGCGGGCCGCGGAGATCCTGCACCGGCGGGACGTCTGCGACCTCACCATCCTGGGCAACGAATCGGACGTCCGGGAGCTGGCATCCACCCAGGGCATCGACCTCTCCGGAATGACCATCGTGGATCCTGCCACGTCGGGGCTGCGGCAGCAGTTTGCCGAGAAGTACGCGGAGCTGCGGGCGCACAAGGGCGTGGACCTGGCCCGGGCCCTTGAGGTCATGCTGGACGGCAGCTACTTCGGCACCATGATGGTGCAGCTGGGCGTGGTGGACGGCAT
Protein-coding regions in this window:
- the pta gene encoding phosphate acetyltransferase, with translation MAKGIYVSATTPGSGKSLIALGLADTLHRHADRIGFFKPVVHGPDAASDPMVALMKSRFDLDDDRCRGGLTYAEVRALLAEGNRAEIDARCVEIFADMSRHCDVVIVEGTDLTGQDAAVEFDLNARLANNLAASVVAVVGAKGRTIGEAADAVEVARKELAAERCSLLAIMVNRADPEDVDGIVAAVKPGVSGRPVYVFPELEDIARPTTGEVAAALGIRQVAGRQDMERDVHSIKVAAMSVANFLHVLDDGALVIVPGDRADVMVACLASSFSPEFPVPSALILTGGLAPEPNIYSLLAQAPFPVFASPDDTYTTAKRVSEVRSEIWSGHRRKVASAVGLWARRVDEAELVERLHLPRLERMTPLRFLHDLIERARLQRRHIVLPEGNDVRILRAAEILHRRDVCDLTILGNESDVRELASTQGIDLSGMTIVDPATSGLRQQFAEKYAELRAHKGVDLARALEVMLDGSYFGTMMVQLGVVDGMVSGAAHTTAHTIRPALEFVKTRDGVKIVSSVFLMLMPDRVLVYGDCAVNPDPNAEQLADIALASAETATQFGVEPRVAMLSYSTGGSGTGEAVDKVRQATELVKGRRPDLAVEGPIQYDAAVDAAIAQSKMPGSTVAGQATVFIFPDLNTGNNTYKAVQQSSGAVAVGPVLQGLRKPVNDLSRGCTVEDIVNTVAITAVQAQSVAPAAEPAATAAHA
- a CDS encoding helix-turn-helix transcriptional regulator, producing the protein MDNRMAVREFLASRRAKITPEMAGLTLYGGRRRVPGLRREEVAMLAGVSVDYYTKLERGNLSGTSESVLDAIARALKLDEAERDHLYNLARAASPSGRTKQRPLQSGNVRPALQFMLDAITGAPAFIGNQHMDIVAANQLGYALYSEMYRGPARPANHSRFIFLDPSARDFYPNWELAANTNVAILRTNSGQNPFDKRLADLVGELSTRSEEFRTRWAAHNVRRHYAGTKVFHHPVVGELELTYEAMDLAEDPGFRLTVYPAVPGSPSDERLRLLASWAATERITELALGTSPAPPPQASWRNPANK